From Haemorhous mexicanus isolate bHaeMex1 chromosome 2, bHaeMex1.pri, whole genome shotgun sequence, the proteins below share one genomic window:
- the NAA50 gene encoding N-alpha-acetyltransferase 50 isoform X1 → MSGVKHVLICSSSRIELGDVTPHNIKQLKRLNQVIFPVSYNDKFYKDVLEVGELAKLAYFNDIAVGAVCCRVDHSQNQKRLYIMTLGCLAPYRRLGIGTKMLNHVLNICEKDGTFDNIYLHVQISNESAIDFYRKFGFEIIETKKNYYKRIEPADAHVLQKNLKAPCLGQNADVQKTDN, encoded by the exons ATGTCAGGTGTTAAGCATGTTTTGATTTGTTCCAGTAGCCGGATCGAGCTGGGAGATGTGACGCCACACAACATTAAGCAGCTGAAGAGGCTAAACCAGGTCATTTTTCCTGTCAGCTACAATGACAAGTTCTACAAGGATGTACTGGAGGTTGGCGAACTTGCCAAACTAG cctaTTTCAATGATATTGCAGTCGGAGCAGTGTGCTGTAGGGTGGATCACTCCCAGAACCAGAAGAGACTGTACATCATGACACTTGGATGCCTGGCACCCTACCGAAGGCTAGGAATAG GAACTAAAATGTTGAATCATGTCTTAAACATCTGTGAAAAAGATGGCACTTTTGACAACATCTATCT gcaTGTCCAGATCAGCAACGAATCTGCAATTGACTTCTACAGAAAGTTTGGCTTTGAGATCATTGAGACGAAGAAGAACTACTACAAGAGGATAGAGCCTGCAGATGCCCACGTGCTGCAGAAAAACCTCAAAGCCCCTTGTCTTGGCCAGAACGCAGATGTGCAAAAGACCGACAACTGA
- the NAA50 gene encoding N-alpha-acetyltransferase 50 isoform X3, protein MKGRIELGDVTPHNIKQLKRLNQVIFPVSYNDKFYKDVLEVGELAKLAYFNDIAVGAVCCRVDHSQNQKRLYIMTLGCLAPYRRLGIGTKMLNHVLNICEKDGTFDNIYLHVQISNESAIDFYRKFGFEIIETKKNYYKRIEPADAHVLQKNLKAPCLGQNADVQKTDN, encoded by the exons ATGAAGGG CCGGATCGAGCTGGGAGATGTGACGCCACACAACATTAAGCAGCTGAAGAGGCTAAACCAGGTCATTTTTCCTGTCAGCTACAATGACAAGTTCTACAAGGATGTACTGGAGGTTGGCGAACTTGCCAAACTAG cctaTTTCAATGATATTGCAGTCGGAGCAGTGTGCTGTAGGGTGGATCACTCCCAGAACCAGAAGAGACTGTACATCATGACACTTGGATGCCTGGCACCCTACCGAAGGCTAGGAATAG GAACTAAAATGTTGAATCATGTCTTAAACATCTGTGAAAAAGATGGCACTTTTGACAACATCTATCT gcaTGTCCAGATCAGCAACGAATCTGCAATTGACTTCTACAGAAAGTTTGGCTTTGAGATCATTGAGACGAAGAAGAACTACTACAAGAGGATAGAGCCTGCAGATGCCCACGTGCTGCAGAAAAACCTCAAAGCCCCTTGTCTTGGCCAGAACGCAGATGTGCAAAAGACCGACAACTGA
- the NAA50 gene encoding N-alpha-acetyltransferase 50 isoform X2 has protein sequence MKGSRIELGDVTPHNIKQLKRLNQVIFPVSYNDKFYKDVLEVGELAKLAYFNDIAVGAVCCRVDHSQNQKRLYIMTLGCLAPYRRLGIGTKMLNHVLNICEKDGTFDNIYLHVQISNESAIDFYRKFGFEIIETKKNYYKRIEPADAHVLQKNLKAPCLGQNADVQKTDN, from the exons ATGAAGGG TAGCCGGATCGAGCTGGGAGATGTGACGCCACACAACATTAAGCAGCTGAAGAGGCTAAACCAGGTCATTTTTCCTGTCAGCTACAATGACAAGTTCTACAAGGATGTACTGGAGGTTGGCGAACTTGCCAAACTAG cctaTTTCAATGATATTGCAGTCGGAGCAGTGTGCTGTAGGGTGGATCACTCCCAGAACCAGAAGAGACTGTACATCATGACACTTGGATGCCTGGCACCCTACCGAAGGCTAGGAATAG GAACTAAAATGTTGAATCATGTCTTAAACATCTGTGAAAAAGATGGCACTTTTGACAACATCTATCT gcaTGTCCAGATCAGCAACGAATCTGCAATTGACTTCTACAGAAAGTTTGGCTTTGAGATCATTGAGACGAAGAAGAACTACTACAAGAGGATAGAGCCTGCAGATGCCCACGTGCTGCAGAAAAACCTCAAAGCCCCTTGTCTTGGCCAGAACGCAGATGTGCAAAAGACCGACAACTGA